Proteins found in one Phaseolus vulgaris cultivar G19833 unplaced genomic scaffold, P. vulgaris v2.0 scaffold_69, whole genome shotgun sequence genomic segment:
- the LOC137817457 gene encoding uncharacterized mitochondrial protein AtMg00810-like, translating into MEICKEASTLMPSSCYMDADTAGKGVDQTKYRGLIDSLLYLTASRSDIVFAVCLCARYQANPKESHFKAAKRILKYLKGTLTLGLWCPSHSPIHLIGYSDSDFAGCKLDRKSTSGTCHLLGSSLISWHNKKQACVTLSTVEAEYIAAGSCCAQIMWLKQ; encoded by the coding sequence atggagatttgcaaagaagcaagcactcttATGCCATCAAGTtgctacatggatgcagatACTGCTGGAAAAGGagtagatcaaaccaaatacagagggtTGATTGACTCTTTGCTATATCTAACAGCAAGTAGATCGGACATtgtgtttgcggtgtgtctttgtgcaagatatcaagcaaatcctaaagagtcacacttcaaagctgcaaaaagaattctgaaatatctcaaaggaacattaACTCTTGGGTTATGGTgtccttctcactctcccattcatttaattggttattcagattctgactttgcaggatgcaagctagatagaaagagcacaagtggcacttgccaccttcttggttcAAGCCTTATCTCATGGCATaacaagaagcaagcatgtgtaaCTCTCTCTACTGTTGAGGCTgagtacatagctgctggaagctgttgtgcacagattaTGTGGCTCAAACAataa